The proteins below come from a single Arthrobacter crystallopoietes genomic window:
- a CDS encoding FG-GAP repeat domain-containing protein: MPVCAAAGFGAGNPPSSSARAATAAVSVVPAVGLVPRDIEIVSPPVIAGEPVVGGELSLEGFEFSAPGSVLTYDYSWRDTWDGNPDGHHRVLSLTPDWRGVTLTGNVEASADDYETTPAPARPVRVYSRTFSAQNRSEFFARTRDGSLWFVPSTSGGRLGTASTGTGKWPKARAMDSAGDFDGDGRHDILTLHRNGVLLLHPGDGYGGTKRLRVLGSGWSGVRDFFLPGDFDGDSRADVITGDDSGALWLHRGGATGLRPRTLILHGRRPPAHLFSPGDFDGDGTADIMSRTLPADSGCWPGPGAGRSRTPCPREECGSG, from the coding sequence GTGCCTGTTTGTGCCGCAGCCGGCTTTGGAGCAGGGAATCCGCCCTCATCCTCTGCACGTGCCGCCACCGCCGCCGTTTCCGTCGTGCCCGCCGTCGGACTGGTGCCGCGGGACATCGAAATTGTCTCGCCGCCGGTAATTGCAGGCGAGCCTGTGGTCGGCGGGGAGCTGTCTTTGGAAGGCTTCGAATTCTCCGCGCCGGGCTCCGTCCTCACCTACGACTACAGCTGGCGGGACACATGGGACGGGAACCCCGACGGCCACCACCGGGTCTTGTCCCTGACGCCGGACTGGCGCGGTGTGACCCTCACCGGGAATGTCGAAGCTTCAGCGGACGACTATGAAACGACGCCCGCACCGGCCCGGCCGGTCCGGGTCTACTCGCGGACCTTCTCCGCGCAGAACCGGAGCGAGTTCTTTGCCCGCACCCGTGACGGATCGCTCTGGTTTGTTCCGTCAACCTCGGGTGGCCGGCTGGGAACAGCGAGTACCGGCACCGGGAAGTGGCCCAAGGCCAGGGCGATGGACTCGGCAGGCGATTTCGACGGCGACGGGCGTCATGACATCCTCACCCTGCACCGGAACGGCGTGCTGTTGCTGCATCCCGGCGACGGTTACGGCGGGACCAAGCGGCTCCGGGTATTAGGCTCGGGCTGGTCCGGTGTGCGCGATTTCTTCCTGCCCGGCGATTTCGACGGCGATTCCCGAGCCGACGTCATTACCGGCGACGACAGCGGGGCGCTGTGGCTGCATCGGGGAGGCGCGACTGGCCTGCGGCCGCGGACACTGATCCTGCACGGCAGACGCCCGCCGGCCCATTTGTTCTCCCCCGGGGACTTCGACGGCGATGGAACGGCCGACATCATGTCTCGGACGCTGCCGGCAGATTCTGGCTGCTGGCCGGGACCGGGAGCGGGCAGGTCGAGGACCCCGTGCCCGCGGGAAGAGTGCGGTTCAGGGTGA
- a CDS encoding YnfA family protein yields the protein MTIAKSVLLFALAALAEIGGAWLIWQAVREDRAWWFAGLGVMALGAYGFIAAFQPDANFGRVLAGYGGIFIAGSLAWGMVMDGFRPDRWDYIGAAIALAGVAVLMYAPRDGA from the coding sequence ATGACCATCGCCAAGTCCGTCCTGCTCTTCGCCCTGGCCGCCCTCGCCGAGATCGGCGGCGCATGGCTGATCTGGCAGGCGGTGCGTGAAGACCGGGCCTGGTGGTTTGCCGGGCTGGGAGTCATGGCCTTGGGTGCCTACGGCTTCATCGCCGCGTTCCAGCCCGATGCCAACTTCGGCCGAGTGCTGGCCGGCTACGGCGGGATTTTTATTGCCGGCTCGCTGGCCTGGGGCATGGTGATGGACGGTTTCCGGCCGGACCGCTGGGACTATATCGGCGCCGCGATTGCTCTGGCCGGCGTGGCGGTACTCATGTATGCCCCGCGCGACGGCGCCTGA
- a CDS encoding siderophore-interacting protein yields MTALATETAVTPVLAFDVDVAAVRELSPNFRRITFTGEGLRLFGVDGPTLDLRIKVVVPALDAAGREIPLPTFGDPQAPESGPGATALTGGWYQHWLSLDERTRGSMRTYTVRDFRSGQTPELDVDFVMHFDADGKGGPASMWADRAVAGDRVTIIGPNAGAVNCTTAKNYGGIEWRPGLASHVLLAGDETAVPAIAAILAALPADMTGNAILEVPDAADFQELVTAANIEFSWLARGDRPHGELLDAAVRDAVVVPGAGLRQGEGDEPEDVDIDNVILWETTVESTRPFYAWIAGEAAVIRELRRYLVRDVGIDRKQVAFMGYWRQGKAEA; encoded by the coding sequence ATGACGGCACTCGCCACCGAAACAGCAGTCACCCCCGTCCTGGCTTTCGACGTCGACGTCGCAGCCGTGCGGGAACTGTCGCCGAACTTCCGCCGGATCACCTTTACCGGAGAAGGTCTCAGGCTTTTCGGCGTCGACGGCCCCACGCTGGACCTGCGCATCAAGGTGGTCGTGCCCGCCCTGGACGCGGCCGGTCGCGAGATCCCGCTGCCGACGTTCGGCGACCCCCAAGCGCCGGAATCCGGCCCGGGCGCCACCGCGCTGACCGGAGGCTGGTACCAGCACTGGCTGTCCCTGGACGAGCGCACGCGCGGCTCCATGCGCACCTACACGGTCCGGGACTTCCGCTCCGGCCAGACCCCGGAGCTCGACGTCGACTTCGTGATGCATTTCGATGCCGATGGCAAGGGCGGGCCGGCTTCGATGTGGGCGGACCGCGCGGTGGCCGGGGACCGGGTGACGATCATCGGGCCCAACGCAGGGGCCGTCAATTGCACCACGGCCAAGAACTATGGCGGCATCGAGTGGCGTCCCGGACTGGCATCGCACGTGCTGCTGGCAGGCGATGAAACCGCTGTCCCGGCGATCGCCGCCATCCTGGCCGCGCTGCCGGCGGACATGACCGGGAACGCCATCCTCGAAGTGCCCGATGCCGCGGACTTCCAGGAGCTGGTGACAGCGGCAAACATCGAATTCAGCTGGCTGGCGCGCGGTGACCGCCCGCATGGCGAGCTGCTCGATGCTGCGGTGCGGGACGCCGTCGTTGTTCCCGGGGCCGGCCTGCGGCAAGGCGAGGGCGACGAGCCCGAGGACGTCGACATCGACAACGTGATCCTGTGGGAAACCACGGTGGAATCTACCCGCCCGTTCTACGCCTGGATCGCCGGCGAGGCGGCGGTCATCCGGGAACTGCGGCGTTACCTGGTGCGCGACGTCGGCATCGACCGCAAGCAGGTGGCCTTCATGGGTTACTGGCGGCAGGGCAAGGCCGAAGCCTGA
- a CDS encoding ABC transporter ATP-binding protein translates to MRTLQSRNLTLGYDQRTVVQDLTVELPAGQVSIIVGANACGKSTLLRGLARLLKPTAGTVMLDGKDIHARSTREVARVLGLLPQTPTAPDGISVAELVGRGRYPHQGWFRQWTAKDDDAVNAAMAATDTDELAGRDVDELSGGQRQRVWIAMALAQETDILLLDEPTTFLDVTHQIEVLDLVTDLNRRKGTTVAIVLHDLNLAARYADHLIAMKAGEVVAEGPPSDVVTEQLVSDVFGLESRVIPDPVSGTPMVVPVGRHHSNGGSMPSAA, encoded by the coding sequence ATGCGCACGCTCCAGTCCCGGAACCTCACCCTTGGCTATGACCAGCGCACGGTGGTGCAGGATCTCACGGTGGAACTGCCGGCGGGGCAGGTGTCCATCATCGTGGGCGCCAACGCCTGCGGGAAGTCCACCTTGCTTCGCGGGCTCGCCCGGCTGCTCAAGCCCACCGCCGGCACGGTGATGCTGGACGGCAAGGACATCCACGCCCGCTCCACGCGCGAGGTGGCCCGGGTCCTCGGCCTGCTCCCGCAGACGCCCACGGCGCCGGACGGGATCAGCGTCGCCGAACTGGTGGGCCGCGGCCGCTATCCGCATCAGGGCTGGTTCCGGCAATGGACTGCCAAGGACGACGACGCCGTGAACGCGGCCATGGCGGCAACGGACACGGATGAGCTGGCCGGGCGGGACGTGGACGAGCTCTCCGGCGGCCAGCGCCAGCGGGTCTGGATTGCGATGGCCCTGGCCCAGGAAACGGACATCCTGCTGCTGGATGAGCCCACCACCTTCCTGGACGTCACGCACCAGATCGAAGTGCTGGATCTGGTCACGGACCTGAACCGGCGCAAGGGCACCACCGTGGCCATTGTGCTGCACGACCTGAACCTGGCCGCGCGCTACGCCGACCATCTGATCGCCATGAAGGCCGGCGAAGTGGTGGCCGAGGGGCCGCCGTCGGACGTCGTGACCGAGCAACTGGTGTCCGACGTTTTCGGGCTCGAATCCCGGGTGATTCCCGATCCGGTGTCCGGCACGCCGATGGTCGTCCCGGTAGGACGCCACCACAGCAACGGCGGCAGCATGCCGTCCGCAGCATGA